In Spinacia oleracea cultivar Varoflay chromosome 5, BTI_SOV_V1, whole genome shotgun sequence, a single window of DNA contains:
- the LOC110795625 gene encoding nuclear transport factor 2 has product MAMQEASPASTPSAQVVGNAFVEQYYQILHQSPELVYRFYQESSVLSRPESNGVMTSVTTMPGINEKIVSLNYKDYIAEIKTADAQQSYGSGVIVLVTGYLTGRDNLRKKFAQSFFLAPQEKGFFVLNDVFRYVDDEVSTEPASDPVNVINENVEVAPQASEPEQPSHVQGHNGPSPDSSYEEDLTNEAEVCDPSDNDDGSVIEEEIVEPPIQLTQSETVTVTVTSELSASQDDAPKRSYASILKAMNANPSPKPFKAPATNIKVKRPSSNQEAIAKPAPVSGPSASTSEAGPEKSDVLVEAEGHSIYVRNLPQNATAAQLEEVFSKYGPIKQGGIQVRSNKQGFCFGFVEFESASSMNSAIEASPLMIGSRKAVIEEKRTTTRVSAAATANNGRGRYPSSRGGFRSESFRGRGNFGGGRGYGRNDFRSQGEFSGKPRGGGAGRGAEGYQRVDQNGTGNTGRQGQDGQK; this is encoded by the exons ATGGCAATGCAGGAGGCAAGTCCTGCCAGTACTCCAAGTGCTCAGGTTGTTGGCAATGCTTTTGTGGAGCAGTATTACCAAATTCTTCATCAATCTCCAGAGTTGGTCTACAGATTTTATCAGGAATCAAGCGTGCTGAGTCGTCCAGAGTCTAATGGTGTTATGACATCTGTCACGACCATGCCC GGAATTAATGAAAAAATCGTGTCCTTGAATTATAAAGATTATATTGCTGAGATAAAGACCGCAGATGCTCAGCAGTCCTACGGGAGTGGAGTTATTGTTTTGGTTACTGGATACTTAACTGGAAGGGACAATCTCAGGAAGAAATTTGCgcaatcattctttttggctcCTCAAGAGAAAGGCTTTTTTGTCCTGAATGATGTCTTCAGGTATGTGGACGATGAAGTCTCAACAGAACCAGCTTCAGATCCAGTTaatgttattaatgagaatgtGGAAGTAGCTCCACAGGCGTCAGAGCCAG AGCAGCCTTCTCATGTTCAAGGCCATAATGGCCCAAGTCCTGATTCCTCATATGAAGAAGATCTTACTAATGAGGCTGAAGTATGTGATCCTTCTGATAATGACGATGGATCAGTAATTGAAGAAGAGATTGTCGAGCCGCCAATCCAGTTGACTCAGAGTGAGACAGTCACAGTCACCGTCACCTCTGAGCTGTCTGCATCTCAAGATGACGCACCCAAGAGATCCTATGCATCAATT TTGAAGGCTATGAATGCCAATCCATCACCTAAACCATTCAAAGCACCTGCTACTAACATCAAGGTCAAGCGTCCAAGTAGCAACCAGGAAGCAATTGCAAAACCTGCTCCAGTGTCTGGGCCATCAGCTTCAACCAGTGAAGCTGGTCCTGAAAAAAGCGATGTACTCGTAGAAG CCGAAGGTCACTCTATATATGTGCGGAATTTGCCTCAAAATGCAACAGCCGCGCAACTTGAGGAGGTCTTTTCAAAATACGGGCCAATTAAGCAAGGTGGTATCCAAGTAAGAAGTAATAAG CAGGGTTTCTGCTTTGGTTTTGTCGAGTTTGAATCTGCGAGCTCCATGAACTCCGCAATTGAG GCCTCTCCCCTCATGATAGGGAGCCGTAAAGCTGTAATAGAAGAGAAGAGAACTACAACTCGAG TCTCTGCTGCTGCAACCGCTAATAATGGAAGAGGGAGATACCCATCTTCAAGGGGTGGCTTTCGCAGTGAGAGCTTTAGAGGGCGTGGAAACTTTGGTGGAGGACGTGGTTATGGAAGAAATGACTTCAGAAGTCAGGGTGAGTTTTCAGGTAAACCTAGGGGTGGTGGAGCTGGAAGAGGCGCTGAGGGTTATCAGCGAGTTGATCAAAATGGAACCGGAAACACTGGTCGTCAAGGACAAGACGGACAGAAGTAG
- the LOC110795626 gene encoding uncharacterized protein: MEASAALSNRGIPGVKYQCFPTCTRSFTGRRAMQVVCMASKKFKSSSFTKTTGSKKGSPVKLLTRVEQLRLLTKAEKAGLLSAAEKAGFSLKSIEEQGLLTKAEELGLLSAATNPETPSTLFTLSLGLLLLGPAFVFLVPEDNTWEIAIQVSVALLSIVGGSAAFAASNLIGNLQKAE; this comes from the exons ATGGAAGCCTCAGCTGCACTGAGCAATAGAGGAATTCCTGGTGTAAAGTACCAATGTTTTCCTACTTGTACACGCAGTTTCACTGGAAGAAGAGCAATGCAGGTTGTATGTATGGCCTCTAAGAAGTTCAAATCATCGTCCTTCACCAAAACTACTGGCTCCAAGAAG GGTTCGCCGGTGAAGCTGCTGACGAGGGTGGAGCAGCTGAGACTGCTGACAAAAGCCGAGAAAGCAGGGTTGCTTTCAGCAGCAGAAAAGGCAGGGTTTTCATTAAAATCAATAGAGGAACAAGGTCTGCTGACAAAAGCTGAAGAGTTGGGTTTATTATCAGCAGCAACAAACCCAGAAACTCCATCAACCCTCTTTACACTTAGCCTTGGGCTATTACTTCTTGGCCCTGCTTTTGTTTTTCTGGTACCTGAGGATAACACCTGGGAAATTGCTATCCAGGTTTCTGTTGCACTTCTTAGTATTGTTGGAGGATCTGCAGCTTTCGCTGCTTCCAATCTTATAGGAAACCTGCAGAAAGCCGAATAA
- the LOC110795624 gene encoding mitochondrial import receptor subunit TOM5 homolog produces the protein MAELPISVDSLKRFWNAQVHDPNKWAFNMKFLRAAGMFAGSVIFIRNFGESVAL, from the exons ATGGCAGAACTCCCGATCTCAGTCGACAGCCTTAAGAGATTCTGGAATGCTCAGGTTCACGACCCTAACAAGTGGGCTTTTAACATG AAATTTTTGCGAGCTGCTGGAATGTTTGCTGGCTCAGTCATTTTTATCCGAAACTTTGGAGAAAGCGTTGCTCTTTAA
- the LOC110795651 gene encoding pentatricopeptide repeat-containing protein At4g16835, mitochondrial, which yields MNHLVHNISLKPHSFLSYYYVIFSHIREPISFFSTFTTKNPDVNKNPDQFPSKVHPHSLNSSNLVPPNYIKPKISNSNLSSNNGQYFDIISSNRMITRYIRSADIESALRVFYNMPVKNTITWNSLLAGYCRKPGMLAEARQLFDEIPEPDIFSFNTMLSCYLRNSDVDGARLFFEKMPVKDIASWNTMVSGFAENGLMEETERLFTAMPERNSVSWNVMISGYAECGDLDSAMRLFRIDPFKSVVARTALITGYMKIGMVELAERMYEEMDMKSSITCNAMISGYVANSRPEDAVNLFKMMVESRVEPNPLTMTSVLLGCSNLSALILGKQIHQFVYKSPFYRDTTVRTSLLSMYSKCGVLEDAWKLFTEMPMKDMVTWNAMISGYATHGLSQRSLALFKKMASEKIKPDWITFVAVLSACNHVGLVDLGMQYFDSMHKVYGVRPKLEHYICMVDLLGRAGKLKEATDLITQMPFKPNAAIFGSLLGASRIHKNIELAEFAANNLLQVDPTNAGAYVQLANVYAAKKRWDNVSRVWKSMKSNNVVKMPGYSWIEIKNIVHEFRSSDRVHPELPVIHEKLDELEGKMKLAGYVPDFEFALHDIGAEQKQKLLLWHGEKLAVAYGLIKVPRGLPIRVFKNLRVCGDCHRALKFISAIEGREIIVRDNTRFHHFKDGSCSCGDYW from the coding sequence ATGAATCATCTTGTGCACAATATCTCACTTAAACCACATTCTTTCCTTTCTTACTACTATGTGATTTTCTCTCACATTAGAGAACCTATCTCTTTCTTTTCAACTTTCACAACTAAAAACCCAGATGTTAATAAAAACCCAGATCAATTTCCCAGTAAAGTTCATCCTCATTCATTAAATTCCTCGAATTTGGTTCCTCCCAATTACATAAAGCCTAAAATATCAAATTCCAATCTTTCTTCTAATAATGGTCAATACTTTGATATTATTTCTTCTAATAGAATGATTACAAGATATATTAGATCAGCTGATATAGAATCAGCTCTTAGAGTGTTCTATAATATGCCTGTTAAGAATACAATTACATGGAATTCATTGTTAGCTGGGTATTGTAGAAAACCCGGTATGCTAGCAGAAGCCCGCCAACTGTTTGATGAAATTCCTGAACCagatattttctcatttaataCAATGTTGTCTTGTTATTTGCGTAATTCGGATGTTGATGGTGCTAGATTGTTTTTTGAGAAAATGCCTGTTAAGGATATTGCTTCTTGGAATACCATGGTTTCGGGTTTTGCTGAAAATGGGTTGATGGAGGAAACTGAGAGGCTGTTTACAGCAATGCCGGAGAGGAATAGTGTGTCGTGGAATGTGATGATATCGGGGTATGCAGAGTGTGGGGATCTGGATTCAGCTATGAGGCTGTTTAGGATTGATCCGTTTAAGAGTGTGGTAGCTCGGACTGCATTGATAACTGGGTATATGAAAATTGGTATGGTTGAACTGGCTGAGAGAATGTATGAAGAAATGGATATGAAGAGTTCAATTACATGTAATGCTATGATTTCTGGATATGTTGCAAATTCTCGACCAGAAGATGCTGTCAATCTCTTCAAGATGATGGTGGAATCCAGGGTTGAACCAAACCCATTAACCATGACCAGTGTTTTGTTGGGTTGTAGCAATTTATCAGCTTTAATCTTGGGGAAGCAAATTCATCAATTTGTATACAAGTCTCCATTTTACAGGGATACTACAGTTCGGACGTCATTGTTGAGTATGTATAGCAAATGTGGAGTTTTAGAGGACGCGTGGAAGTTGTTTACAGAGATGCCTATGAAAGATATGGTTACTTGGAACGCCATGATTTCAGGGTATGCTACTCATGGTTTAAGTCAGAGATCCCTTGCTCTGTTCAAAAAGATGGCAAGTGAAAAAATAAAGCCAGATTGGATCACTTTTGTTGCAGTTTTATCAGCTTGCAATCATGTTGGACTAGTAGATCTCGGGATGCAATATTTCGATTCAATGCATAAAGTTTACGGGGTTAGACCTAAACTAGAGCACTACATATGCATGGTTGACCTCCTAGGCCGTGCTGGTAAGCTTAAAGAAGCTACCGACTTAATTACACAAATGCCCTTCAAACCAAATGCTGCAATATTTGGGAGTCTTTTGGGAGCTTCTAGAATCCACAAGAACATAGAGTTGGCTGAGTTTGCTGCAAACAATTTGCTTCAGGTTGATCCAACAAATGCAGGAGCATATGTCCAACTAGCTAATGTTTATGCTGCTAAAAAGAGATGGGACAATGTTTCTAGGGTTTGGAAATCCATGAAGAGTAATAATGTAGTGAAAATGCCAGGTTACAGTTGGATTGAGATAAAGAATATAGTTCATGAATTTAGGTCGAGTGATAGAGTACACCCAGAATTGCCTGTGATTCATGAAAAGCTTGATGAACTAGAGGGGAAGATGAAGTTAGCAGGGTATGTGCCTGATTTTGAATTCGCACTGCATGATATTGGTGCTGAGCAGAAACAGAAACTACTGTTATGGCATGGTGAGAAATTGGCAGTTGCTTATGGGTTGATTAAGGTGCCAAGAGGATTGCCTATTCGGGTTTTTAAGAATCTGAGAGTGTGCGGGGATTGTCATCGAGCATTGAAGTTCATATCGGCCATAGAAGGGAGGGAAATAATTGTTAGAGATAATACAAGGTTTCACCATTTCAAAGATGGGAGCTGCTCTTGTGGAGATTACTGGTAA
- the LOC110795654 gene encoding translationally-controlled tumor protein homolog has protein sequence MLIYEDLISGDELLSDSYNCKELFNGCLWEVDGKWVVKENRGVFNIGANPSAEGGEDDNEAVDDGEAVKVVDIVDNFRLQEQPAYDKKQFVAWVKRYIKTLVTKLEADKAVEFKKNVEAATKFLMSKMSELQFFVGESMHDDGATVMAYYKDGATDPSFFYFAHGLKGVKC, from the coding sequence ATGCTGATCTACGAGGATCTGATCAGTGGTGACGAGCTTTTATCCGACTCGTACAACTGCAAGGAACTCTTCAATGGATGTCTATGGGAGGTAGATGGAAAGTGGGTTGTTAAAGAAAACCGTGGTGTTTTCAACATTGGTGCTAATCCTTCAGCTGAAGGTGGAGAAGACGACAACGAAGCTGTTGATGATGGTGAAGCTGTTAAAGTTGTTGACATTGTTGACAACTTTAGACTCCAAGAACAACCTGCTTATGATAAGAAGCAGTTTGTTGCATGGGTTAAGAGATACATCAAGACTCTTGTTACCAAGTTGGAGGCTGATAAGGCTGTTGAGTTTAAGAAGAATGTCGAGGCTGCGACTAAGTTTCTGATGTCGAAGATGAGTGAACTTCAGTTTTTTGTGGGTGAGAGTATGCATGATGATGGTGCTACTGTTATGGCTTATTACAAAGATGGTGCTACTGACCCGTCTTTCTTCTACTTTGCTCATGGTCTTAAGGGTGTCAAGTGTTAA